A single region of the Salicibibacter cibi genome encodes:
- the safA gene encoding SafA/ExsA family spore coat assembly protein — protein MKIHIVQKGDTLWNLAQKYDVDFEKLKGANTQLANPEMIMPGMKLKIPGKTVPAKKETETKEVKEKQMPKAEQMEKPAPETPKAPKAPTPPKPKEPVYKKPQVPKKEEPAPAKPKAQPKPAVKPPPKQMPVMQVPKKQPKSEKDKEKEGMPPKFQKPTLQKYEEKKEMPEQEKPKKPQENTADKEKVALPPKFQKPVSQKNEEKKESAPKTEETVYKKQPMEKPKIKEQPCKTCGQPTGMYAQASQQPPMPPPYGVQQIPPHLMQYCFVPVQQQGYPAVPYSQYEHPGGYKQQPEFQEGYDQYYHAYGYGNGNYGKNGLEPGYGTESHAMAPYRYTMPAPPPLPVHPYEQGYGYYPPVVPYYEPVYYPYDPRQYEGPRAEENEENE, from the coding sequence GTGAAAATCCACATTGTTCAGAAGGGCGATACATTATGGAATCTTGCCCAGAAATATGATGTCGACTTTGAAAAGCTAAAAGGAGCGAATACACAGCTTGCAAATCCCGAAATGATCATGCCTGGCATGAAACTCAAAATTCCTGGAAAAACAGTGCCGGCAAAAAAGGAAACGGAAACGAAAGAAGTTAAGGAAAAGCAAATGCCAAAGGCAGAACAAATGGAAAAACCTGCACCGGAAACACCAAAAGCGCCAAAAGCCCCAACACCTCCAAAGCCAAAGGAACCCGTGTACAAAAAGCCACAAGTACCGAAAAAAGAAGAACCTGCGCCCGCCAAACCGAAAGCCCAACCAAAACCTGCAGTCAAGCCACCGCCTAAGCAAATGCCGGTGATGCAAGTGCCAAAAAAACAACCGAAATCTGAAAAGGACAAAGAGAAGGAGGGAATGCCGCCGAAATTCCAAAAACCAACCTTACAAAAATATGAAGAGAAAAAAGAAATGCCCGAACAAGAGAAGCCAAAAAAACCACAGGAAAACACAGCAGACAAAGAAAAGGTGGCATTACCTCCAAAATTCCAAAAGCCTGTTTCTCAAAAAAATGAAGAAAAAAAGGAATCGGCACCAAAAACAGAGGAAACGGTGTATAAGAAACAGCCAATGGAAAAGCCTAAAATAAAAGAGCAACCGTGTAAAACGTGTGGACAACCGACCGGGATGTACGCACAGGCTTCCCAACAGCCGCCAATGCCGCCTCCATATGGAGTCCAACAGATCCCGCCGCATCTAATGCAATATTGTTTTGTCCCGGTTCAACAGCAAGGCTACCCGGCCGTGCCGTATTCACAATATGAGCATCCCGGCGGCTACAAACAGCAGCCGGAATTTCAAGAAGGATATGATCAATATTACCATGCATATGGCTATGGGAATGGGAATTATGGGAAAAACGGTTTAGAGCCGGGATACGGGACTGAATCACATGCTATGGCCCCGTACCGTTATACAATGCCGGCGCCACCCCCGTTGCCCGTTCATCCATATGAGCAAGGGTATGGATACTATCCGCCTGTTGTCCCCTATTACGAACCAGTATATTATCCGTATGATCCGAGACAATATGAGGGGCCGCGGGCTGAAGAAAATGAGGAGAACGAATAA
- the pheA gene encoding prephenate dehydratase has translation METIAYLGPEGTFSELAATAFTKSAERFPYRDIPSCLQALAKKEVDGAAVPLENTIEGSVNITLDHLVHKHDLPIVGELAIPIAQHLLVHPKNADQCMETVYSHPHALAQCHDFLSKHLADAEWMHASSTAKAAQEISEDSGLKRAVIANRLAAKKYGLTVAAENIHDFANNHTRFVLLSTRNVQEDTLREMRPHVNKKTTIVVTLPSDYSGALHQVLSAFAWRKLNLSKIESRPMKTGIGHYFFIIDIDHEYDDVLVPGALEEIKAIGCGARLLGSYPSAVIHEENEMESTV, from the coding sequence ATGGAAACAATTGCATATTTAGGGCCTGAAGGAACGTTCAGTGAATTAGCGGCAACTGCCTTTACAAAATCCGCTGAACGCTTTCCATACAGAGATATTCCGAGTTGCTTGCAGGCACTCGCAAAAAAAGAAGTAGATGGCGCGGCCGTCCCATTGGAAAATACGATTGAAGGATCGGTAAATATCACACTTGACCATCTCGTGCACAAGCATGACCTCCCGATTGTCGGCGAGTTGGCAATTCCGATTGCCCAGCACTTGCTCGTGCATCCTAAAAATGCCGATCAATGCATGGAGACTGTGTATTCGCATCCTCACGCCCTTGCACAATGCCACGACTTTCTGTCAAAACATTTGGCAGATGCTGAATGGATGCACGCGTCGTCAACAGCTAAAGCCGCTCAAGAGATCTCCGAAGATTCGGGCTTGAAGCGGGCGGTAATTGCTAATCGATTGGCTGCGAAAAAATACGGACTGACCGTAGCTGCCGAGAACATTCATGACTTTGCCAATAACCACACCCGTTTTGTGCTTCTTTCCACGAGAAATGTACAGGAAGATACATTAAGGGAGATGCGACCGCATGTGAATAAAAAAACAACCATCGTCGTAACACTTCCCTCGGATTATTCCGGAGCGCTTCATCAAGTATTATCCGCATTTGCGTGGCGTAAACTCAACCTTTCGAAGATCGAGTCAAGACCGATGAAAACAGGGATCGGGCATTATTTTTTTATTATTGATATTGACCATGAATACGACGATGTGTTGGTCCCCGGGGCGCTTGAAGAAATCAAGGCTATTGGCTGTGGAGCGCGGTTACTCGGTTCGTACCCATCGGCCGTCATTCATGAAGAAAATGAAATGGAATCAACAGTTTAA